From the Halorhabdus utahensis DSM 12940 genome, one window contains:
- a CDS encoding sugar phosphate isomerase/epimerase family protein, whose protein sequence is MSPATDGPTVAGKCAPEPAALAAAADRGFDAVELYLERQHLDALEETVQVVEDAAVSAASVHTPHVTPEEHEYYELTDRLAVELDAYLVLHSKYVMHVFAPEVEAIGFDAAHGHENNTGASVMHLEEMILARDNGLVLDTAHLYTAEREYHDALAYLLSTYPDQIGLIHLTDSTRRDDGLPFGDGEIDLEATVRAIRDSAFDGPIVLEVSQDAQADALAVFEDYWAD, encoded by the coding sequence GTGTCACCTGCCACGGACGGACCGACGGTCGCCGGGAAGTGCGCACCCGAACCAGCGGCGCTCGCGGCCGCCGCCGATCGGGGGTTCGACGCCGTCGAACTCTATCTCGAACGTCAGCATCTCGACGCGCTCGAGGAGACGGTCCAGGTCGTCGAGGACGCGGCCGTCTCGGCTGCCTCGGTCCACACGCCACACGTCACACCGGAAGAGCACGAGTACTACGAACTGACCGATCGCCTCGCGGTCGAACTCGATGCCTACCTCGTGCTCCACTCGAAGTACGTCATGCACGTCTTCGCGCCGGAGGTGGAGGCGATCGGCTTCGATGCGGCCCACGGCCACGAGAACAACACCGGCGCGAGCGTCATGCACCTGGAAGAGATGATCCTCGCCCGCGATAACGGTCTGGTGCTCGATACGGCCCACCTCTACACGGCAGAGCGCGAGTATCACGACGCGCTTGCATACCTGCTCTCGACGTATCCCGACCAGATCGGACTCATCCATCTCACGGACAGCACGCGCCGGGACGACGGGCTTCCGTTCGGTGACGGCGAGATCGATCTCGAAGCGACGGTGAGAGCGATCCGTGACTCGGCGTTCGACGGACCGATCGTGCTTGAGGTCAGCCAGGACGCCCAGGCCGACGCGCTGGCGGTGTTCGAGGACTACTGGGCGGACTGA